The Ursus arctos isolate Adak ecotype North America chromosome X, UrsArc2.0, whole genome shotgun sequence genome includes the window GGCTGTCTGAAGTGCAGaacaagaaactggaaaatggcCACAAAGATTCCTAGACACCCCAAATTTTGGTACTGGGAATATGAGAGCCACACAAAGTACTGCATAATAGCTCTGTCTCTgtagagctctttctttgggaaCCTGTACGATCAGGGTTCACCCACTGACAATGGCAATGGCAAGGGGAGAACTGACCTCAGAAGAGAAACTGAGACTGAATCAAGGGACCTTGACAACACAGCTGCGGGAGCCCGCATCCTTTCCCTCCGCAGTAAAGGTCTCTATTGTCCCGGTCTTTCCTCTAACCATCCTATCAGCAGCCCCAACCACAAAATTCCTCAGCACTTCCCAACTGACAATCGATTTTGCTAGTAAATGACTAATGTTCTCCAAGATTGAGGTATTTGTATTAGATTTTTTCatgatgaatattttattttaaattacccCGTGTCTGCTGCAGCATTCGCTGTATGCTATCACTCCTCCCTCCTCCGTCTCCCCTTTTCTCTAAAGATCCTTTTCCTCATGTTCAAGGAAAACCAACCGAAATCTAAAAAATGAACTAATTGAGCTTGAATTGCTATTGGCTAATGTCTGCTAATACtgtctaattttttaaaggattctcCCCAGAATGTTTTGAGCCACTTTACCTTCCCCCCACACAATTTgtcaagaagaaggaggaggaggaggggagagggaagaggaaggggaggaggagggttgaaaggaggaggaggaggcggaagaaaatgaagaagaaggagaagaagaagaagaagaagaagaagaagaagaagaggaggaggaggaggaggaagaaggcggtggaggaggaagaacaataacaacaactgTAAGAGGAGCTACAGTAGGCTGGTGCTCTGAAGGGCAGCTGTGACTCACACTGAGAACCTCTAATGAGCTCAAAGTGCAGACACTAAGAAAAGGGCTTCTTTCTCTGTTGCTTTCAGAGGCTGTCCAAttgtttcccttcccttatgagctccaggttataaaaagaaaatgtgtacttGTCCCTTCCAAGGCCAATATAAGTAACCCTATTTCCAAAGTGGACTTGCGTTGAAGACAAAGTTTTCAATATTAAGGTCACACCTATGTGCCACGTCCTACTGTCTGGAAATTCATGCTGTATTATATACATTCAAATCTGGCCTTTTGGACTCCCTTCCTGACCCTCACTCCAGACATCAGCCCCAGACTACCACCCCCTCCTCCAATTTGTACAGATAATGAGAATGCTTCATAATTTACACTCATTTATGAAATCTACAAGAGGCATAATCTCCATTTCTGAATAAACCTGGGCATAGACTGCCCAACTGCAACCAAGCTCCCGTGCTAACACAGGAGTGTGACTTAAATCACATTAATCTGCTTAATTTCTTTTATGAGTCCTTCCTTGCTTCCAAAGAGGCAAGGAATGTCTGGGAAGACACTCAGGGGTTGTCATGTATGCTTAAATTTTTGAAGGAGAGTCACAGTGGACCCCCTggttacaaataaatgaatgaacatacaAATAAACCAATCTGACTTGCTTTCAGAAACTAATGAAATTTCACTCTTAGAAAACAAGCACAGTGATGGATAGGGTGGATGGAGTGGTAAATTTGGGTGTGAAGGCAACCCAAGGAAGAATGAAGTTTGTGCTGTGTGCTGGCATAGCAAGAGATCGAAACCTGTTTTTCCTTGCTAGAGATAGGTGTGTGGACTAGATAAAGTTACAGTTCCTCCATTTTTAAGTTAGACACCCATTCAAGATGGCTTTTAGCTACCCCAACCTCATAGGGTGGAGTAGTTATTATTATATTCAAACTATAATTATAGAGGGTGTGGGGTAAATCAGATCTGAGGACCTCACAGTGGACTTCAAGATCAGGATGAAAAAAACACCAAGCTGTGTATTTGGCACAACTACCCAAGAGAGCAGTTTATCAGTGGTAACTTTGATTTTAAGGCAAAATCAGTCTATGAAAAATAAGTTACCAGCTCTTTGCAACAGTAGCTTCACATGTACTTATTTCTCTCCCATGTCCAGACGGGGTCGTCTATTGAATGAGGCTCTTTTATTTTGCATGGGGCAGGGGATTTGTGACCATGGTCCCCCCTTTTATTCCTCTCTCTATGGAAACCCAGATCATGGGGAGAAATATGCAAGGCTGAATAAAGAGAAGCCACAGAAAGGAGCGCTTGAGAGCGGCATCTGTTACACTTGGGAAGTTAGACTGACAGGAGAGGGTGAAGGAAACCTCTCCAGTAGATTAGTTAGAGCAGCAAGGAGATTTTACTATATGCagatattttcttcagaaaacaaaacatcttACATGTAAGAGAAGATTCTATTACAGCAGCTAGAGGGTGGGACTGCACCTGAATTAGGCAGTATCCGTATTCATgggaactgatttttaaaaaggaacgaacgaacgaacaaacgaacgaacgaatgagagaaggaggaaaggaaaggaaaaaagaaaagaaaaggaaaagaaagaaagatgagtaCGTTGTTTTTAGCTCCTGTCAGAAGCTATTCTTAACATTAAAGGACTGCAGAACAAAGGTGTGAAAACCTGTCGCTGGATGCAGATACCTCccgcccttccccagcccccggGCATGGTCTGAACCACTTTTGAACGCTTGGCAAAATTGCTTGCCCAGAGTAGAGGCCAAGGGCTACAGGAAGGTTGATTATAAGAATTCAGGCAAGTCAGAATTGGAAAAGGACCCCTTTTTTTCTCCATGTAAAAGCATTATAAATTGATAATTGCTTTAACCCCCTGCATGGCCAGACTAAGATTAGTAACTCACTCAAACGCAGCTgcgatggtgggggtggggaacacacCATTATAACATGGCAATGATCGTGATCTTTTTGCTGGTACGGTTCCTTCGGTGTGTTTCCCTCTGACCTCTAAACTGACATGACATAGACTAGCAAATGGAGCCTTGAACAGGCAGCCTAACGGAACAcctgaaaactttatttttgtttgattttaacaAGTACTTTTTTCTTCAGGAAGCGAAATTTCAGACACAAATGAGATTGTATTCTTACAAAGGAAGATACACACAGTTAGTTGGCAGTAAAGAAAAGACGTTCttctacagaaagagaaaagaagggaaggggagggaagggagggaaggagggggcagagaaagagaaggaaaggaaaaaaaaacaatttctggGTTAAAAGCAGATAACTTTTATAATAGGACACCAGCAAAAGAAACCACAATTTCagtgagaaggaggagggagagaagatggcAAATTATCATCTCTGCCAATAACTAGTAAGtgcttatcctttttttttaaagagagagagaaagaaagaaatagatctTAGCCAGACGCCTCATTTTCCTGCTTAAtagataaaatttacatttaccaATATAAACTCCTATTGCTCTCTGCTCTCATAAGAAATTACTCATTTCACAGGAAATACATGCTCTTTATCTATATAAAGGAATGGCAGAATAAGCtcaccttgtttttatttttttctcattttcttgcattttcttcAGATCTGTCTTCTTAGAGAAACTAATGCCTTAATGACTTTCTGGTAGCTGCAagccttcttttatttctgctaaatatatgaaaatgtatgcaaatttaAATCAAGCTAAACCTAGGAGCTCTTGCAATATATTTAATGGAATTTCAAACCAATAAGGGAACTCTGATGCTGTCTTCTGTAAGTGCAAATATAATTACGCAGCTAGGTTACCTTCGAAATTATGCAATggaaggtcattttttttttacttcagaaatCCAGCTGGGTATCCCGTGTTGCCTTTTCTCAGCTAGAGCAAACGTAAAACCTTTGCATTTTCACCCCACTCAGCTTACAAGCAACGCCTTTGCACAGGGCTGTAGAGTACAGGGGACTTGCCCTTCCCTAACTTATAAAAGCTTAGGAGTACAAGTCTTTCTTGTTTCCTCTAACCAAAATGTGAAAACAGTCCTGTCCTCCCAAGCCGAAAGCAAATTCAAGCTtatggggatgtgtgtgtgtgtgtgggggggtgcttaATGCCAAACAGCCTGCCATCTCTCATCTCtcatcactttctctctctctctctctgaattttcAGGGCACACTAAATGATTCCCATTTACTTCAACTTGactgggatggggaggaggaaagcAGTGCATGCTAAAAACGATTTTCCTAGGGTACAGCATCGGGCGCGGTAATCACGAATATTCTTCTATGTGCCTACTGAGAGTGGGTCCGCTGTGTGTCCGGGGTGAGTGTGAGGGAGGGCTGTCCATTTCAGCAAGCATTACCTCTGAAAGAAGTTGTGGGACCGCTGATGGAAGCTAACATGGAGCAGTAATAAAAAGCAAGTCGTCCAATTGACCAACTAGAttggaaggaaaacttcaaaataactgtattttGTTAGTATCACATTAGATTTTACTTTTATCACATTAGTTTTTCCCAGAATCTTCCAGTTCTTCACgccttaaataaaaatttttagaagaagcTGGACATCTCTTTCTTAGATGCTTTCTGACCTTGATATTGAGTTTCtcataaatgataaaatgaaataaataaaacaagtcgAAATAGTTCTTATTGGAATTATGGACTCCAGTCTTACAGATTTAGGGTCCTATCAAAAAGGGGTTCCTTTGCTCAAAGTTTGTAGCAAGATTTTGGTTTGCGGTCCCCTGCACACAGCTAACCCAGAACGCTAAACGAAGTTGGTAAAAAACCCAATCCATTGAAACCTAGATGACATTTAAACTGGTTatattgttttcttatattttttctctattttggttaatctaaaaaatacaaaaggaattcTAAAACCATTTTGCTACTTCATCCCCTATCCACCCCCCcaaatacatacaaacacactTCCCTCTTAGTACTTCCCCCTCCACTACAAACATCCACGAAgtcggggggcagggggggaggggagggaggagggttaACCAAATGAGCTGCCGCCACTCAGCGCGAGGCAGCCAATGGAGCCGAAAGATTGATTTACTTCCTGCTCGGGTCTCACTGAAACTCTAGTGCTTCGCCAGCCTAATTTGGAAAGTTAGCCCGGCCTCCCGTGCCGCCATTGGCCGAGACCGCGGCTGGCCAGGCCGAAACGTGTTGCAATTGGCCACAGCGCGTGCCGGTAACTCGCTCTCGCGGCTTTGGCTCCCCCGCACCATAGATGTCAAAGGCTGAAGCTGCTCCCTTTGCCACATTATAACTAGTAGGGGATCCTCATCGACCATGGCCACAGCTGCCTCGAATCCCTACAGCATTCTCAGTTCTAGCTCCCTAGTCCATGCGGACTCTTCGGGCATGCAGCAGGGGAGCCCTTTCCGAAACCCTCAGAAACTTCTCCAAAGTGATTACTTGCAGGGAGTTCCTAGCAATGGGCATCCTCTCGGGCATCACTGGGTGACCAGTCTGGGCGATGGAGGCCCATGGTCTTCCACACTCGCCACCAACCCCCTGGACCAGCAGGACGTGAAGCCCGGGCGCGAAGACCTACAGCTGGGTGCGATCATCCATCACCGCTCACCGCACGTCGCCCACCACTCTCCGCACACTAACCATCCGAATGCCTGGGGGGCTAGCCCGGCTCCGAACCCGTCCATCACGTCCAGCGGCCAACCCCTTAACGTGTACTCGCAGCCTGGCTTCACAGTGAGCGGCATGCTGGAGCACGGAGGGCTCACCCCACcgccagcctctgcctctgcacaGAGCCTGCACCCCGTGCTCCGGGATCCCCCAGACCACAGCGACCTAGGCTCGCACCACTGCCAGGACCACTCGGACGAGGAGACACCAACCTCGGATGAGTTGGAACAGTTCGCCAAACAGTTCAAACAAAGAAGAATCAAGTTGGGCTTCACGCAGGCCGACGTGGGGCTGGCGCTGGGCACACTGTACGGCAACGTGTTCTCACAGACCACTATCTGCAGGTTCGAGGCCTTGCAGCTGAGCTTCAAAAACATGTGCAAGCTGAAGCCGCTGCTGAACAAGTGGCTGGAGGAGGCTGATTCATCCACAGGGAGCCCGACCAGCATTGACAAAATCGCAGCTCAGGGCCGTAAGCGCAAGAAGCGAACCTCCATCGAGGTGAGTGTCAAGGGCGTACTGGAAACGCATTTCCTCAAGTGTCCCAAGCCTGCCGCGCAGGAGATTTCCTCGCTGGCAGACAGCCTCCAGTTGGAGAAAGAAGTGGTGCGTGTCTGGTTCTGTAAtcgaagacagaaagagaaaagaatgactCCGCCGGGGGATCAGCAGCCACATGAGGTTTATTCGCACACCGTGAAAACAGACACGTCCTGCCACGATCTCTGACTGCGGGAAGCAAGAAAGCGGCCGGCCGCACTGGGAGCAGCGcggaattctttctctcccactctcttcctTTCGCTTCAGCTTTATTATTGGTATCTAGAGACATAGCAATATCTAGATATCTAGATagggctctcctctctctctctctccccatctttttttctttcttactttttttttttccaaaataggggattctaacatattaaaaaaggaaacacactcacacacgcgtTCAGGCTTCTTAACGCTGATACACAGTTGCATTAAGCAGTCCAGGCGGGGAACTCTTACACCCTGCGGCCCAGGCAAC containing:
- the POU3F4 gene encoding POU domain, class 3, transcription factor 4 — its product is MATAASNPYSILSSSSLVHADSSGMQQGSPFRNPQKLLQSDYLQGVPSNGHPLGHHWVTSLGDGGPWSSTLATNPLDQQDVKPGREDLQLGAIIHHRSPHVAHHSPHTNHPNAWGASPAPNPSITSSGQPLNVYSQPGFTVSGMLEHGGLTPPPASASAQSLHPVLRDPPDHSDLGSHHCQDHSDEETPTSDELEQFAKQFKQRRIKLGFTQADVGLALGTLYGNVFSQTTICRFEALQLSFKNMCKLKPLLNKWLEEADSSTGSPTSIDKIAAQGRKRKKRTSIEVSVKGVLETHFLKCPKPAAQEISSLADSLQLEKEVVRVWFCNRRQKEKRMTPPGDQQPHEVYSHTVKTDTSCHDL